In Pleuronectes platessa chromosome 5, fPlePla1.1, whole genome shotgun sequence, a single genomic region encodes these proteins:
- the ech1 gene encoding delta(3,5)-Delta(2,4)-dienoyl-CoA isomerase, mitochondrial isoform X1: MFSLRSAVRQYRGLWLPSASVVRAMSSSTGPTAPFTTLAISHPAKSVTHVELHRPEKLNAMNSAFWSEMVECFNDLAADPDCRVVVVSGAGRLFTAGIDLMDMASDVLQPQGDDTARISWSLRKKIAKYQETFSVIEKCPKPVVVAVHGACIGGGVDLITACDIRLCTQDAWFQVKEVDIGLAADVGTLQRLPKVIGSRSLVNDLALTARRMYADEAKSSGLVSRVFADKEAMITGAVEMAGEIAGRSPVAVQGTKINLIYSRDHSVAEGLDYMATWNMSMLQTDDVIKSAQASMEKKGPKTVTFSKL; encoded by the exons ATGTTCTCCCTCAGATCCGCGGTCAGACAGT ACCGAGGTTTGTGGCTCCCCAGTGCGTCTGTGGTCAGAGCCATGTCGTCTTCTACTGGTCCCACCGCTCCATTCACCACGCTCGCCATCAGTCACCCGGCGAAGAGCGTCACCCACGTGGAGCTGCATCGTCCGGAGAAGCTCAACGCCATGAACTCAGCCTTCTGGAG TGAGATGGTGGAATGTTTCAATGACCTCGCCGCAGACCCAGACTGCAGAGTGGTGGTTGTGTCTGGAGCAGGGAGGCTCTTCACAGCTG GTATTGATCTGATGGACATGGCCAGTGACGTGCTCCAGCCTCAGGGCGATGACACGGCCAGAATCTCCTGGAGCCTCAGGAAAAAGATCGCCAAGTATCAAGAGACCTTCTCCGTCATAGAGAAG tgTCCAAAGCCGGTTGTGGTGGCCGTGCACGGAGCCTGTATCGGAGGAG GTGTGGACCTGATCACTGCCTGCGACATCCGCCTGTGTACCCAGGACGCCTGGTTCCAGGTGAAG gaaGTAGATATTGGACTTGCAGCAGACGTTGGGACTCTGCAGAGACTTCCTAAAGTCATCGGCAGCCGCAG CCTGGTGAACGACTTGGCTCTGACGGCCAGGAGGATGTACGCAGACGAGGCCAAGAGCAGCGGACTGGTCAG CCGAGTGTTTGCAGATAAGGAGGCCATGATCACCGGGGCGGTGGAGATGGCCGGGGAGATCGCCGGTCGCAGCCCAGTCGCTGTGCAAGGCACCAAAATCAACCTGATCTACTCCAGAGACCACAGCGTGGCAGAGGGGCTGGACTACATG GCCACATGGAACATGAGCATGCTTCAGACCGACGATGTGATCAAATCCGctcaggcctccatggagaagaAAGGACCCAAAACCGTGACCTTCTCCAAACTCTGA
- the ech1 gene encoding delta(3,5)-Delta(2,4)-dienoyl-CoA isomerase, mitochondrial isoform X2 gives MSSSTGPTAPFTTLAISHPAKSVTHVELHRPEKLNAMNSAFWSEMVECFNDLAADPDCRVVVVSGAGRLFTAGIDLMDMASDVLQPQGDDTARISWSLRKKIAKYQETFSVIEKCPKPVVVAVHGACIGGGVDLITACDIRLCTQDAWFQVKEVDIGLAADVGTLQRLPKVIGSRSLVNDLALTARRMYADEAKSSGLVSRVFADKEAMITGAVEMAGEIAGRSPVAVQGTKINLIYSRDHSVAEGLDYMATWNMSMLQTDDVIKSAQASMEKKGPKTVTFSKL, from the exons ATGTCGTCTTCTACTGGTCCCACCGCTCCATTCACCACGCTCGCCATCAGTCACCCGGCGAAGAGCGTCACCCACGTGGAGCTGCATCGTCCGGAGAAGCTCAACGCCATGAACTCAGCCTTCTGGAG TGAGATGGTGGAATGTTTCAATGACCTCGCCGCAGACCCAGACTGCAGAGTGGTGGTTGTGTCTGGAGCAGGGAGGCTCTTCACAGCTG GTATTGATCTGATGGACATGGCCAGTGACGTGCTCCAGCCTCAGGGCGATGACACGGCCAGAATCTCCTGGAGCCTCAGGAAAAAGATCGCCAAGTATCAAGAGACCTTCTCCGTCATAGAGAAG tgTCCAAAGCCGGTTGTGGTGGCCGTGCACGGAGCCTGTATCGGAGGAG GTGTGGACCTGATCACTGCCTGCGACATCCGCCTGTGTACCCAGGACGCCTGGTTCCAGGTGAAG gaaGTAGATATTGGACTTGCAGCAGACGTTGGGACTCTGCAGAGACTTCCTAAAGTCATCGGCAGCCGCAG CCTGGTGAACGACTTGGCTCTGACGGCCAGGAGGATGTACGCAGACGAGGCCAAGAGCAGCGGACTGGTCAG CCGAGTGTTTGCAGATAAGGAGGCCATGATCACCGGGGCGGTGGAGATGGCCGGGGAGATCGCCGGTCGCAGCCCAGTCGCTGTGCAAGGCACCAAAATCAACCTGATCTACTCCAGAGACCACAGCGTGGCAGAGGGGCTGGACTACATG GCCACATGGAACATGAGCATGCTTCAGACCGACGATGTGATCAAATCCGctcaggcctccatggagaagaAAGGACCCAAAACCGTGACCTTCTCCAAACTCTGA